Proteins from one Bactrocera neohumeralis isolate Rockhampton chromosome 3, APGP_CSIRO_Bneo_wtdbg2-racon-allhic-juicebox.fasta_v2, whole genome shotgun sequence genomic window:
- the LOC126753304 gene encoding protein FAM107B isoform X2 yields the protein MCTDSSASITDSPKKRSTTATSAATSSQDSPIILTTASSSLTSSTSEKIELREPESIPTAGPEWFENKRQAISSALAANERTTTTITMMMSSPPPGVQKDADGLILPRKLINPCLESNERQQLHRELKFNTKMGKSVLNQKSELQRAYEKQRERQQRQQQQEDLSPTAGLKAELNRVIMERAQKHERQEGDEDEEDKQYVNPEYLNARAKLRQQRASELK from the exons ATGT GCACAGATTCTTCAGCTTCCATTACCGACAGTCCGAAGAAACgctcaacaacagcaacatctgCGGCAACATCTTCACAAGATTCACCAATAATATTGACAACAGCATCGTCATCGTTAACTTCGTCGACTTCGGAGAAGATCGAGCTACGGGAACCTGAATCCATACCGACCGCTGGGCCAGAGTGGTTTGAGAATAAACGACAGGCGATTAGCAGCGCACTCGCAGCGAACGAAcgcaccacaacaacaataacaatgatgATGTCGTCGCCACCGCCGGGAGTACAAAAAGATGCGGACGGACTCATACTGCCCAGAAAACTGATAAATCCCTGTTTGGAATCGAATGAACGGCAGCAGCTGCATCGAGAGCTGAAATTCAACACTAAAAT GGGCAAAAGTGTACTAAATCAGAAATCCGAACTGCAGCGCGCCTACGAGAAGCAACGCGAACGGCAACAACGCCAACAGCAACAGGAGGATCTCTCACCCACCGCCGGCCTTAAAGCTGAACTGAATCGTGTGATAATGGAGCGTGCGCAAAAGCACGAACGCCAGGAGGGCGACGAAGACGAGGAGGACAAGCAATATGTGAATCCGGAATACTTGAATGCGCGAGCGAAACTGCGCCAGCAACGGGCGAGCGAGCTAAAATAG
- the LOC126753304 gene encoding uncharacterized protein LOC126753304 isoform X1, translating to MSRTHISSGIMSRMRVFESTDSSASITDSPKKRSTTATSAATSSQDSPIILTTASSSLTSSTSEKIELREPESIPTAGPEWFENKRQAISSALAANERTTTTITMMMSSPPPGVQKDADGLILPRKLINPCLESNERQQLHRELKFNTKMGKSVLNQKSELQRAYEKQRERQQRQQQQEDLSPTAGLKAELNRVIMERAQKHERQEGDEDEEDKQYVNPEYLNARAKLRQQRASELK from the exons ATGAGTCGCACGCACATCTCGTCCGGCATAATGAGCCGCATGCGAGTTTTCGAAA GCACAGATTCTTCAGCTTCCATTACCGACAGTCCGAAGAAACgctcaacaacagcaacatctgCGGCAACATCTTCACAAGATTCACCAATAATATTGACAACAGCATCGTCATCGTTAACTTCGTCGACTTCGGAGAAGATCGAGCTACGGGAACCTGAATCCATACCGACCGCTGGGCCAGAGTGGTTTGAGAATAAACGACAGGCGATTAGCAGCGCACTCGCAGCGAACGAAcgcaccacaacaacaataacaatgatgATGTCGTCGCCACCGCCGGGAGTACAAAAAGATGCGGACGGACTCATACTGCCCAGAAAACTGATAAATCCCTGTTTGGAATCGAATGAACGGCAGCAGCTGCATCGAGAGCTGAAATTCAACACTAAAAT GGGCAAAAGTGTACTAAATCAGAAATCCGAACTGCAGCGCGCCTACGAGAAGCAACGCGAACGGCAACAACGCCAACAGCAACAGGAGGATCTCTCACCCACCGCCGGCCTTAAAGCTGAACTGAATCGTGTGATAATGGAGCGTGCGCAAAAGCACGAACGCCAGGAGGGCGACGAAGACGAGGAGGACAAGCAATATGTGAATCCGGAATACTTGAATGCGCGAGCGAAACTGCGCCAGCAACGGGCGAGCGAGCTAAAATAG